A part of Desulfomicrobium baculatum DSM 4028 genomic DNA contains:
- a CDS encoding RelA/SpoT domain-containing protein, translated as MTEPKFPGGSKSMVTRAGERIRQGTATDDDLHVIEEWRAAHRGVLNTFQAILRNRTRGTKVSVAQRHKRKTTIFDKLSRLPGMKLARMDDVAGCRLIFRSIKDLHAFRSKFHKARFNHKLRNVPDKYDYLKQPKKTGYRGIHDVYEYDVNSDAGKALAGLYIEIQYRTLVQHAWATAVEVIGFITQSQPKFQRGDTRYERAMALASELLARAHEQQTGPFPSASDQEVLDEFLSLDSELHLMQTLRGLNSAKGDVSDKRNSILIFSKEGELEVRNFRDATDALRALFELEKNMPDRDIVLVRADTSEEVRLAFRNYFTDAREFVRLVDAACTKMSGRKVMQSHQRKVRRS; from the coding sequence GTGACTGAACCCAAATTTCCTGGCGGATCGAAATCAATGGTTACCCGTGCCGGCGAGCGCATTCGACAAGGCACCGCAACCGACGATGATTTGCATGTAATTGAGGAGTGGCGAGCAGCCCATCGCGGAGTTCTGAATACATTTCAAGCGATTCTTCGGAATCGAACACGGGGAACAAAAGTATCGGTCGCGCAAAGACATAAGCGGAAGACCACGATTTTCGATAAGTTATCTCGGTTACCAGGCATGAAACTAGCGAGAATGGATGATGTTGCCGGGTGTCGACTGATCTTTCGCTCAATCAAAGACCTTCATGCATTCCGGTCAAAGTTTCACAAAGCTCGATTCAACCACAAGCTTCGCAACGTGCCAGATAAGTACGATTACCTAAAGCAACCGAAAAAAACTGGATATCGTGGTATTCATGACGTATATGAATACGACGTCAACTCCGACGCGGGGAAGGCTCTTGCTGGTCTCTACATCGAGATTCAGTACCGCACGTTGGTTCAACACGCTTGGGCCACTGCCGTTGAGGTTATAGGATTCATCACTCAGAGTCAGCCTAAATTCCAACGTGGTGACACTCGCTACGAGCGGGCAATGGCTCTAGCCAGCGAGTTGCTTGCCCGTGCTCACGAACAACAAACCGGCCCGTTTCCAAGTGCATCAGATCAAGAAGTTCTGGATGAATTCTTGTCACTCGATAGCGAACTTCACCTCATGCAGACACTCAGAGGGCTCAATAGCGCGAAGGGCGATGTCTCTGACAAACGAAATTCAATTCTCATCTTCTCGAAAGAAGGTGAACTAGAAGTTCGCAATTTTCGGGATGCAACTGACGCACTTCGAGCTCTATTCGAACTTGAAAAGAATATGCCTGACAGGGATATCGTATTGGTTCGTGCTGATACGAGCGAGGAGGTCCGTTTGGCATTCCGAAACTACTTCACTGATGCAAGGGAGTTCGTAAGGCTCGTCGATGCTGCATGCACAAAAATGAGTGGTCGGAAAGTTATGCAGTCCCACCAACGCAAAGTACGTCGAAGTTGA
- a CDS encoding pyridoxal phosphate-dependent aminotransferase, with protein MNEYRINPCCQSLSSFKVMDVLERACALEKQGRDIVHLQIGEPDFDTPECVKDAACKAIRDGRCQYTHSLGIIELREAICANYHAKYGVEVHPDQVLVTAGTSPSMLMVFSLLLQPGDRVLLSDPSYACYPNFIRFTGAVADFVPVREEDGFQFRVDQVKERMGEDVRGILVNSPSNPTGTLVSPEVYCGLAELGVPLFSDEIYHGLVYEGEERTALEFTDNCFVFNGFSKLYAMTGWRLGYVIAPKGYMKRLQTMQQNFFLCTSSIAQWAGVAALTQAGPDVERMKAIYDQRRKHMIGRLRELGFGITVEPTGAFYVFANARKYTNDSMQFTFDLLEKAGVGVAPGVDFGPGGEGYIRFSYANSIEKIEEGMRRLEKYLGGLK; from the coding sequence ATGAATGAATACCGCATTAACCCATGCTGCCAGAGCTTAAGTTCCTTCAAGGTCATGGACGTACTGGAGCGGGCCTGTGCGCTGGAGAAACAGGGCCGGGACATCGTGCATCTGCAGATCGGCGAGCCCGATTTCGACACGCCCGAGTGCGTCAAGGACGCCGCCTGCAAGGCCATCCGCGACGGCCGCTGCCAATATACCCATTCCCTGGGCATCATCGAACTGCGCGAGGCCATTTGCGCGAATTATCACGCCAAATACGGGGTGGAGGTCCATCCGGATCAGGTGCTTGTCACTGCGGGCACCTCGCCATCCATGCTGATGGTTTTTTCTCTTTTGCTCCAGCCCGGCGACCGGGTGCTGCTGTCGGACCCGAGCTATGCCTGTTATCCCAATTTCATCCGCTTCACCGGCGCGGTGGCAGATTTCGTGCCCGTGCGCGAGGAGGACGGATTCCAGTTCCGCGTGGACCAGGTCAAGGAGCGCATGGGCGAGGACGTGCGCGGCATCCTGGTCAATTCGCCTTCCAACCCCACGGGCACCCTGGTCAGCCCCGAGGTCTACTGCGGCCTGGCCGAACTGGGCGTGCCGCTCTTCTCCGATGAGATCTACCACGGGCTTGTCTATGAGGGAGAGGAGCGCACCGCCCTTGAATTCACGGACAACTGCTTTGTCTTCAACGGGTTCTCCAAGCTCTACGCCATGACCGGCTGGCGGCTCGGCTATGTCATCGCGCCCAAGGGGTACATGAAGCGCCTGCAGACCATGCAGCAGAACTTTTTCCTGTGCACCAGCTCCATTGCCCAGTGGGCCGGGGTGGCCGCCCTGACCCAGGCCGGTCCGGATGTCGAGCGCATGAAAGCCATCTACGACCAGCGCCGCAAGCACATGATCGGCAGGCTGCGCGAGCTTGGCTTCGGCATCACGGTCGAGCCCACGGGCGCCTTCTACGTGTTCGCCAACGCCAGGAAATACACGAATGATTCCATGCAGTTCACCTTCGATCTGCTGGAGAAGGCCGGAGTCGGCGTGGCGCCGGGCGTGGATTTCGGGCCGGGAGGGGAGGGCTACATCCGTTTCTCCTACGCCAACTCCATCGAGAAGATCGAAGAGGGCATGCGCCGGCTTGAAAAATATCTGGGAGGCCTCAAATGA
- a CDS encoding helix-turn-helix domain-containing protein has translation MDWILEQFGADRVQARKEYRLFVKAGLDAESPWNDLKGQCLLGDDTFLEKLFPLLKDKSALKEIPRVQRFADRPALEDILHGIEDRTQRDAGIFKACQEYGYTQAQIAAATGLHYSTVSKIIKKLG, from the coding sequence GTGGACTGGATTCTGGAGCAGTTCGGTGCTGATCGCGTCCAGGCCCGGAAAGAGTACCGTCTCTTTGTCAAGGCAGGCCTTGATGCGGAATCGCCCTGGAATGACCTCAAAGGACAGTGCCTGCTCGGAGACGACACGTTTCTGGAGAAGCTCTTTCCCTTGCTCAAGGACAAAAGCGCCTTGAAGGAAATTCCTCGTGTGCAACGCTTTGCCGACCGGCCTGCCCTGGAAGATATTCTACATGGCATAGAAGACCGGACTCAGCGTGACGCGGGCATCTTCAAGGCTTGCCAGGAGTATGGATATACCCAGGCCCAAATTGCCGCCGCCACGGGGCTGCACTATTCAACGGTGAGTAAAATCATCAAGAAACTTGGGTAA
- a CDS encoding methyltransferase domain-containing protein — protein sequence MTAISTDTLANILFRLQWEEHGVRHEDSFYAQNVNLWRDVFPAGLEKEILGMKAGESRQIDLEPGAHVPVRDMRKVMTVTRKAFKVAAGQPVIVPIQGRFYPQGMLRGVPGIYPQNIQPFRVINMDEETLTVDLNHPMADLESRLEIDPLAVWPKTAEFGGQCQDWICALADGPGLKRRDRKGTDFGLGAPLDKPLGVNDAAFYATPRKVAHVDSQARENIAKVYARLLPGRKRVLDLMAGWQSHLPDGVTATGLGMNAEEMSENPALSSHVVHDLNAEPALPFADRAFDAVICSLSVEYLTRPLDVFREIARVLEPGGLCVMVFSHRWFPDQAVRIWTELHEFERAGLVTEYFRESGLFKDLSTLSERGWPRPMDARDRYYPMIQHSDPVHAVWGLTT from the coding sequence ATGACCGCCATTTCCACCGATACCCTGGCCAACATCCTGTTCCGCCTGCAATGGGAAGAGCATGGGGTGCGCCACGAAGATAGTTTTTATGCCCAGAACGTGAACCTGTGGCGGGATGTTTTTCCTGCCGGGCTTGAGAAGGAGATTCTGGGGATGAAGGCGGGAGAGTCCCGCCAGATCGACCTTGAGCCCGGCGCGCATGTGCCGGTGCGCGACATGCGAAAAGTCATGACCGTGACGCGCAAGGCCTTCAAGGTTGCGGCCGGTCAGCCCGTCATTGTCCCGATTCAGGGGCGTTTTTACCCTCAGGGAATGCTGCGCGGAGTGCCCGGCATCTACCCGCAAAACATTCAGCCCTTTCGCGTCATCAACATGGACGAGGAGACGCTGACCGTTGATCTCAATCATCCCATGGCCGATCTTGAGTCCAGGCTCGAGATTGATCCGCTCGCGGTCTGGCCCAAGACGGCGGAGTTTGGAGGGCAATGTCAGGACTGGATCTGTGCCCTGGCCGATGGGCCGGGGCTCAAGCGCAGGGACAGGAAGGGCACGGATTTTGGACTGGGCGCACCCCTGGACAAGCCGCTTGGGGTGAACGACGCCGCGTTTTACGCCACTCCGCGCAAGGTCGCCCATGTGGACAGCCAGGCGCGTGAGAACATCGCCAAAGTCTATGCACGCCTATTGCCCGGCAGGAAACGGGTACTGGACCTCATGGCCGGCTGGCAGTCGCATCTTCCGGACGGCGTCACGGCCACGGGCCTGGGTATGAACGCGGAGGAGATGAGCGAGAATCCTGCTCTGTCGTCCCATGTGGTGCATGATCTGAACGCCGAACCGGCGCTGCCTTTCGCGGACCGCGCTTTCGACGCCGTGATCTGCAGCCTGTCCGTGGAATACCTGACCCGGCCTCTGGATGTTTTCCGCGAGATCGCGCGGGTGCTGGAACCCGGCGGGTTGTGCGTCATGGTCTTTTCGCACCGCTGGTTTCCGGATCAGGCCGTGCGCATCTGGACCGAACTGCACGAGTTCGAGCGGGCCGGGCTGGTCACGGAATATTTCCGAGAGAGCGGGCTTTTCAAGGATTTGTCCACATTGTCGGAGCGCGGCTGGCCCAGACCCATGGACGCAAGGGACCGCTACTATCCCATGATCCAGCATTCGGATCCGGTGCATGCGGTCTGGGGTCTGACGACGTGA
- a CDS encoding helix-turn-helix domain-containing protein yields MEDRTQSDAAIFKACQEYGYSQAQIAATTGLHYSTVSKIIKKIG; encoded by the coding sequence ATGGAAGACCGGACTCAGAGTGACGCAGCCATCTTCAAGGCTTGCCAGGAGTATGGATATAGCCAGGCGCAAATAGCAGCTACCACAGGACTGCACTATTCAACGGTGAGTAAAATCATCAAGAAAATTGGGTAA
- the ychF gene encoding redox-regulated ATPase YchF, which yields MGLSIGIVGLPNVGKSTLFNALTKAQNAESANYPFCTIEPNKAVVPVPDPRLAKLVELVNSQKIIQATVDFIDIAGLVKGASQGEGLGNQFLANIRECDAILHVVRCFENDDVIHVDGSVNPIRDIEVIDTELILADLQAVERKAERLSKQIRGDKRLAPQLDLLQRLTAHLNTGKPASELDELKSDLGQELRKDLLLITFKPVIFGMNVDEAGLGEDNDFVKQVRELAAARGARSVKISARIEEELVGLTPEEAQEFLSSYGVHESGLDLIIRTGYEMLGLCSYFTAGPKEVRAWTIHQGCKAPQGAGVIHTDFERGFIRAEVIAYDDYVKHGTEAKCRAAGVLRVEGKEYVLKDGDVVHFLFNV from the coding sequence ATGGGACTGAGCATAGGCATCGTGGGCCTGCCCAATGTGGGCAAATCCACTCTTTTCAACGCGCTGACCAAGGCCCAGAATGCCGAAAGCGCCAACTACCCCTTCTGCACCATCGAGCCCAACAAGGCCGTGGTGCCGGTGCCGGACCCGCGTCTGGCCAAACTCGTCGAACTGGTGAATTCACAGAAGATCATCCAGGCCACGGTGGACTTCATCGACATCGCCGGGTTGGTCAAGGGCGCGAGCCAGGGCGAGGGCCTCGGGAACCAGTTTCTGGCCAACATCCGCGAATGCGACGCCATCCTGCACGTAGTGCGCTGCTTCGAGAACGACGATGTCATCCATGTGGACGGGTCCGTGAACCCCATCCGCGACATCGAGGTCATCGATACGGAGCTGATCCTGGCCGATCTGCAGGCCGTGGAGCGCAAGGCCGAGCGCCTGTCCAAGCAGATCAGGGGCGACAAGCGCCTCGCTCCCCAGCTGGACCTGCTGCAAAGGCTCACGGCCCACCTGAACACAGGCAAACCGGCCTCGGAACTCGATGAGCTCAAAAGCGACCTGGGCCAGGAGCTGCGCAAGGACCTGCTGCTGATCACCTTCAAGCCGGTCATCTTCGGCATGAACGTGGACGAGGCGGGCCTTGGCGAGGACAACGATTTCGTCAAACAGGTCCGGGAACTGGCCGCAGCCAGAGGCGCCCGCAGCGTCAAGATTTCCGCCCGCATCGAGGAAGAGCTGGTCGGTCTGACCCCGGAGGAAGCCCAGGAATTCCTGTCCTCCTACGGTGTGCACGAATCGGGCCTGGACCTGATCATCCGCACCGGCTACGAAATGCTCGGCCTGTGCTCCTACTTCACCGCCGGACCCAAGGAAGTGCGCGCCTGGACCATTCACCAAGGCTGCAAGGCCCCCCAGGGCGCGGGCGTGATCCATACGGATTTCGAACGCGGCTTCATCCGGGCCGAGGTCATCGCCTATGACGACTACGTCAAGCACGGCACCGAAGCCAAATGCCGGGCCGCCGGAGTGCTGCGGGTGGAAGGCAAGGAGTACGTCCTCAAAGACGGGGATGTGGTCCACTTCCTTTTCAACGTCTAG
- a CDS encoding RNA methyltransferase, translating to MLENIDVILFRPKYPENIGSVARACLNMGCGQIVLVEPWNWDQGKALPLATHHAGHLLENIRIHGTLAEALAPYSFAYGTTARTGGWRQGIQTPEEAAPRIIEQSNAGAKVAIVFGPEDKGLTNEETDLCNQLLTIPTTDNLTSLNLSQAVMVVLYECFKKSLAKPFKVAGQPKDRYISSEEREVLFNQLRETLIEIDFLNKDNPEYFMLPLKRFFNRINPRLNEYNLLMGLCRQMRRIVGIAKNNRS from the coding sequence ATGCTTGAGAACATCGACGTCATCCTCTTCCGCCCCAAGTACCCCGAGAACATCGGCTCCGTGGCCAGAGCCTGCCTGAACATGGGCTGCGGCCAGATCGTGCTGGTGGAGCCATGGAATTGGGACCAGGGCAAGGCCCTGCCCCTGGCCACCCACCACGCCGGGCACCTCTTGGAGAACATCCGCATCCATGGGACCCTGGCCGAAGCTCTGGCGCCCTATTCCTTCGCCTACGGCACCACGGCCAGGACCGGGGGCTGGCGCCAGGGCATCCAGACGCCGGAGGAGGCCGCCCCGCGCATCATCGAGCAGAGCAATGCCGGCGCCAAGGTCGCCATCGTCTTCGGCCCCGAGGACAAGGGGCTGACCAACGAGGAAACAGACCTCTGCAACCAGCTCCTGACCATCCCCACCACCGACAACCTGACCTCGCTGAACCTGAGTCAGGCGGTCATGGTCGTGCTTTACGAGTGCTTCAAGAAATCCCTGGCCAAACCCTTCAAGGTGGCGGGCCAGCCCAAGGATCGCTACATCAGCAGCGAGGAGCGGGAAGTCCTCTTCAACCAGCTGCGCGAAACCCTGATCGAGATCGACTTCCTCAACAAGGACAACCCGGAATACTTCATGCTGCCGCTGAAGCGTTTCTTCAACCGCATCAACCCGCGCCTGAACGAATACAACCTGCTCATGGGCCTCTGCCGCCAGATGCGGCGGATCGTCGGCATCGCCAAAAACAACAGATCGTAG
- a CDS encoding ferredoxin: MNMVEVALNQPCCSGCLACVELAPEYFAYDEAAHVAMILQNPCEEDLARKVVAYCPDDCIEII; the protein is encoded by the coding sequence ATGAACATGGTCGAAGTGGCCCTGAATCAGCCCTGCTGCTCCGGATGTTTGGCCTGCGTGGAGCTGGCCCCGGAGTATTTTGCCTATGACGAGGCCGCGCATGTGGCCATGATTCTGCAAAATCCCTGCGAGGAAGACCTGGCCCGCAAGGTCGTGGCCTACTGTCCGGACGACTGCATCGAGATCATCTAA
- a CDS encoding GFA family protein: MNYAGSCLCGKVAFKVEGEFESFYLCHCERCRKDTGSAHAANLFSSTATLRWLSGENLVKTFNYNNTGHIKSFCAECGSALPNIQMDGALLVLPAGSLDCDAPIPPTAHIFASRKANWDKGLEMLPTFVELPEL, translated from the coding sequence GTGAATTATGCGGGATCGTGCCTGTGCGGCAAGGTCGCCTTCAAGGTCGAGGGCGAATTCGAGAGTTTCTATTTGTGCCATTGCGAACGGTGCCGCAAGGATACCGGATCGGCACACGCGGCTAACCTGTTTTCGTCCACGGCGACCCTACGCTGGTTATCGGGCGAGAACTTGGTCAAAACATTTAATTATAACAATACCGGACATATAAAGAGTTTCTGTGCCGAATGCGGCTCCGCTCTGCCGAACATCCAAATGGACGGGGCGCTGCTGGTTCTTCCAGCGGGCAGTCTGGACTGCGACGCGCCAATTCCGCCCACAGCGCATATCTTCGCTTCACGTAAAGCCAATTGGGACAAGGGGCTGGAAATGCTTCCCACCTTTGTGGAACTGCCCGAGCTTTGA
- a CDS encoding DMT family transporter produces MDSTGITLAILSALFMGTIGVFSRITGLPAETITFFRLLLGAGFLAIFLLATRQAVALRRWPTWPVIINGALLAGFIIFYVQAMNLTSMANAIMLVYLAPVAASIFAHCFMGERLNFAGWILIGLAMLGFAAMMEFRLDFADGSNHAAGLGLAALAMLCYAGFILMNRRIRPHVPVMTRAFYQLLTGALVMLPFFLHSRPEITAVNGLWLLATGLIPGFLAITFAVVALSRLPAATFGTLAYFEPLAVVFFGWSLFGENLSVLQLAGCATIMASGCAKALLVSRTATP; encoded by the coding sequence ATGGACTCGACCGGCATCACCCTGGCCATCCTCTCGGCCCTGTTCATGGGCACCATCGGCGTCTTCTCCAGAATCACCGGACTGCCCGCCGAAACGATCACCTTTTTCCGCCTCCTGCTCGGAGCCGGATTCCTGGCCATTTTTCTCCTGGCCACCCGTCAGGCCGTAGCGCTCAGGCGCTGGCCGACCTGGCCCGTGATCATCAACGGCGCACTCCTGGCCGGATTCATCATCTTCTACGTGCAGGCCATGAACCTGACCTCCATGGCCAACGCCATCATGCTCGTCTATCTGGCCCCGGTGGCAGCCTCGATCTTTGCGCATTGTTTCATGGGGGAACGGCTGAATTTCGCGGGCTGGATTCTCATCGGCTTGGCCATGCTCGGCTTCGCGGCCATGATGGAATTCAGGCTCGATTTCGCGGACGGCTCGAACCATGCGGCGGGCCTCGGCCTGGCAGCCCTGGCCATGCTCTGCTACGCGGGCTTCATCCTCATGAACCGCCGCATCCGACCCCACGTTCCGGTCATGACCCGCGCCTTTTATCAACTCCTGACCGGGGCCCTGGTCATGCTGCCCTTCTTCCTGCACTCCCGGCCCGAAATCACCGCCGTGAACGGGCTCTGGCTCCTGGCCACGGGCCTGATCCCCGGCTTTCTGGCCATCACCTTCGCCGTTGTGGCCCTCAGCCGTCTGCCCGCCGCAACCTTCGGCACCCTGGCCTATTTCGAACCCCTGGCCGTGGTCTTCTTCGGCTGGTCCCTGTTCGGTGAAAACCTGTCCGTCCTGCAACTGGCAGGCTGCGCCACCATCATGGCCAGCGGCTGCGCCAAAGCCCTGCTCGTATCCCGCACAGCCACGCCCTGA
- a CDS encoding DUF5320 domain-containing protein, whose protein sequence is MPAGNGTGPMGMGSMTGRGAGYCSGSGTPGYANGGGFGGGGFGFGGGRGRRNRFFAAAPQGRFARQGAVDPAMEQQALKNQAEALQSQLEAIQKRLAEIK, encoded by the coding sequence ATGCCAGCTGGTAACGGAACGGGACCCATGGGCATGGGCTCCATGACAGGACGCGGCGCCGGATATTGCTCCGGTTCCGGGACGCCGGGTTACGCGAATGGCGGAGGATTCGGCGGCGGTGGATTCGGATTCGGCGGCGGCAGAGGCCGCAGAAACCGCTTTTTTGCGGCAGCGCCGCAGGGCCGCTTCGCGCGGCAGGGAGCCGTTGACCCGGCCATGGAGCAACAGGCGCTGAAAAATCAGGCCGAGGCCCTGCAATCGCAACTGGAAGCCATCCAGAAACGTTTGGCGGAAATCAAATAG
- a CDS encoding IS110 family transposase, translating to MAIYAGIDLHSNSNFLSVVDSAGKIIEKRKLANDVQAILHPLAAYREQVQGIAIESTFNWYWIVDALMDEGYRVHLANPAAIQKYSGLKHSDDASDAAWLAEMLRLGVLPEGYIYPKAERPIRDLLRKRGHLVRLRTSLITSLKGIVSRNNGHSISVNKIKQLKTNHVAPLCVANEDLALCGEVSKDTIDYLGRQIKKIEKQAEERIELRPTYKALLSMPGVGVILGLTIMLETGPIDRFPKAGNFSSYCRKVPSTWISNGKRKGRGNTKNGNKYLAWAFSEVAELARRYDDASRSWYDRKMARSNRMVAHSALAHKLARAAYFIMREGVNFDHEKCFA from the coding sequence ATGGCTATATACGCAGGAATCGATTTGCATTCAAATTCAAATTTCTTGTCTGTGGTCGATAGTGCAGGAAAGATCATTGAAAAACGAAAACTTGCTAACGATGTCCAGGCAATTTTGCATCCGCTTGCTGCCTATCGAGAGCAGGTCCAAGGAATTGCTATCGAGTCGACTTTTAACTGGTATTGGATCGTCGATGCTTTGATGGACGAAGGGTATCGGGTGCATTTGGCCAATCCGGCGGCCATCCAGAAGTATTCTGGGCTCAAGCACAGCGACGACGCCAGTGATGCGGCTTGGCTGGCCGAGATGCTTCGCCTCGGCGTCCTGCCTGAAGGGTACATCTATCCCAAAGCGGAACGCCCGATCCGAGATTTATTGCGTAAACGCGGCCACTTGGTACGTTTAAGAACTTCATTGATCACCAGTTTGAAAGGTATTGTCTCCAGAAACAACGGGCATTCGATTTCGGTGAACAAGATCAAACAGCTTAAGACAAATCACGTAGCACCACTTTGCGTCGCCAATGAGGATCTGGCGCTTTGCGGAGAAGTCAGCAAAGACACCATCGACTACCTGGGGCGGCAGATAAAGAAGATCGAGAAGCAGGCCGAGGAGAGAATCGAACTGCGTCCGACGTACAAGGCCCTGCTTTCCATGCCAGGAGTAGGCGTGATTCTCGGTCTGACGATCATGTTGGAAACCGGTCCAATTGATCGTTTCCCCAAGGCGGGCAATTTTAGCTCATATTGCCGGAAAGTGCCGTCCACTTGGATTAGCAACGGTAAGCGTAAGGGGCGAGGCAACACCAAGAACGGAAACAAGTACTTGGCGTGGGCTTTCTCAGAGGTCGCAGAACTCGCAAGGCGTTACGACGACGCAAGCCGTTCATGGTATGACCGCAAGATGGCCAGAAGCAACAGAATGGTCGCACATAGCGCCTTGGCCCACAAACTTGCGCGGGCCGCGTATTTCATCATGCGGGAGGGCGTGAACTTTGATCACGAGAAATGTTTTGCATAA
- a CDS encoding CGGC domain-containing protein has protein sequence MSKIGIIRCEKNETKCPLTSCFKALSSAAEGFAGCEVPEIAGVFTCRCPGENVADMARILKSKGAERVHFCTCLFSHKEKDGWALGTGFCADVDRLVRQAADAAGIPCVKGTAHLPHGYVPEVVE, from the coding sequence ATGTCCAAAATAGGCATCATCCGTTGCGAAAAAAATGAAACCAAATGTCCTCTGACCTCCTGTTTCAAGGCGCTCTCCTCCGCTGCGGAAGGTTTCGCGGGCTGCGAGGTGCCGGAAATCGCGGGCGTTTTCACCTGTCGATGTCCGGGAGAAAACGTGGCAGACATGGCCCGGATACTCAAAAGCAAGGGAGCCGAGCGCGTCCACTTCTGCACCTGCCTGTTCTCGCACAAGGAGAAGGACGGATGGGCTCTGGGCACCGGCTTTTGCGCGGATGTGGACCGGCTCGTCCGCCAGGCCGCCGATGCGGCGGGAATCCCCTGCGTCAAGGGCACTGCGCACCTGCCGCATGGATATGTTCCGGAAGTGGTTGAATAA
- a CDS encoding transposase encodes MPYNPKIHRRRSIRLPNYDYSRSGAYFVTICVQGRSCLFGHVVDGEMLLNDAGVMVNRWYNELMRKFDDIACDAWVCMPNHVHLIVINTGHACPHNDSVGADLRVRPALHARPDMGEHVVAPEMGGHIGPPLRNEHVDLRGVGGHVVMAEMGEHVGSPLRCVVQWFKTMSTNEYIRGVKQHGWQPFAGRLWQRNYWEHIVRDEPELNRIREYIATNPVRWEMDRLHPGQGLRETSAMYGVGHPADDADWMI; translated from the coding sequence TGCCGTACAATCCAAAAATCCATCGTCGACGTTCCATTCGGTTGCCGAATTATGATTATTCCCGGTCTGGTGCGTATTTTGTGACCATATGCGTGCAGGGCAGATCATGTCTGTTTGGCCATGTGGTGGACGGTGAAATGCTGTTGAACGATGCGGGTGTGATGGTGAATCGTTGGTATAATGAATTGATGCGTAAATTTGATGACATTGCCTGCGACGCCTGGGTGTGCATGCCGAACCATGTCCATTTAATCGTCATCAATACAGGCCACGCCTGTCCGCATAATGATTCCGTAGGGGCGGACCTACGTGTCCGCCCTGCCTTACACGCCCGCCCAGATATGGGCGAACATGTGGTTGCGCCTGAAATGGGCGGACACATAGGTCCGCCCCTACGGAATGAACATGTGGATTTGCGTGGGGTAGGCGGGCATGTGGTTATGGCGGAAATGGGCGAACACGTAGGTTCGCCCCTACGTTGTGTGGTGCAATGGTTTAAAACGATGTCGACCAATGAATATATTCGGGGCGTGAAACAACACGGGTGGCAACCGTTTGCCGGTCGATTGTGGCAACGCAATTATTGGGAACACATCGTGCGCGATGAACCGGAATTGAACCGCATCCGGGAATACATCGCCACCAATCCTGTGCGATGGGAAATGGATCGATTGCATCCGGGCCAGGGATTGCGGGAAACATCGGCCATGTATGGGGTTGGCCATCCGGCGGATGATGCGGATTGGATGATATGA
- a CDS encoding iron-sulfur cluster assembly scaffold protein yields MGDDLDRIIEAMQNTINEDTRAAWGEEAYQRWVNPPNMGPLPDADGTAELKGTCGDSMAISLKFDGDRVGAASFETDGCGPSVVCGSLAAEMAIGKTAEELFDITGEMVLAKAGQIPEDHHHCAFLAVSTLHEALSRYMRLALEKN; encoded by the coding sequence ATGGGCGACGATCTGGACCGCATCATTGAGGCCATGCAGAATACGATAAATGAAGACACGCGCGCGGCCTGGGGCGAGGAAGCCTACCAGCGCTGGGTCAACCCGCCCAACATGGGCCCCCTGCCCGACGCCGACGGCACGGCGGAACTCAAGGGCACCTGCGGCGACAGCATGGCCATCTCGCTCAAATTCGACGGCGACCGGGTCGGCGCGGCATCCTTTGAAACGGACGGCTGCGGCCCCAGCGTGGTCTGCGGCTCCCTGGCGGCGGAAATGGCAATAGGCAAGACGGCCGAAGAGCTTTTCGACATCACGGGTGAAATGGTCCTGGCCAAGGCCGGTCAGATCCCGGAGGACCATCATCACTGCGCGTTTCTGGCCGTCTCCACGCTACACGAGGCTTTAAGCAGATACATGCGTCTGGCCCTTGAAAAGAATTGA